In Oncorhynchus kisutch isolate 150728-3 linkage group LG5, Okis_V2, whole genome shotgun sequence, a genomic segment contains:
- the cyyr1 gene encoding cysteine and tyrosine-rich protein 1, protein MLSVDMGRTEAAGWKFLRDSLLLCLFAGHSEAQCDGCVEYCCEGSPPFCCSYYAFMGDVLSGTAISGIVFGVVFLMGALAAFFLCVCMCVKNGRGAQVDVFNTSYINTVSQGYPGPPPPYTYDYEMYPSAMRPPPYTPTPPRTDSYSPPPPYPGCNRK, encoded by the exons ATGCTATCAGTCGATATGGGAAGAACAGAGGCAGCGGGGTGGAAATTCCTACGGGACTCTCTCCTACTTTGTCTTTTTGCCG GTCACAGTGAGGCCCAGTGTGATGGCTGTGTGGAGTACTGCTGTGAAGGCTCTCCCCCTTTCTGCTGCTCCTACTACGCCTTTATGGGAGATGTCCTCTC GGGCACGGCGATCTCAGGCATCGTGTTTGGTGTGGTGTTTCTGATGGGAGCGCTGGCGGccttcttcctgtgtgtgtgcatgtgtgtgaagaACGGGCGAGGGGCCCAGGTGGACGTGTTCAACACCTCCTACATCAACACTGTGTCCCAGGGCTACCCAG gaCCCCCACCTCCCTACACCTATGACTATGAGATGTACCCTTCGGCCATGCGCCCCCCTCCCTACACCCCCACCCCACCTAGGACAGACAGCTACTCCCCTCCCCCTCCGTATCCGGGCTGTAATCGCAAATGA
- the adamts1 gene encoding A disintegrin and metalloproteinase with thrombospondin motifs 1 has protein sequence MMWFVCVSFCLITALCVSAAHGTWEESTVVPVRLDPVRPEREAEQGRTLSVEEREKESEMRVYRLDVFGKRVVLELEPDQTFLAPGFVFHVVGSPELQAQRESDSSTAETQCFFSGTVNGEEDSAAALNLCHGLRGGFYLQGEEYFIYPNNSTDAQPIDGDLHLIRRRGQTSFAEESSSKCGVNEDEDRLPENQETKVDHGTTNSDHPAHHQRSKRFVSTPRFVEIMIVADQSMAEFHGAGLKPYLLTIMAVASRLYRHPTIHNSISLAVVKLLVVYEEESGPQVSSNAALTLRNFCQWQRQHNPPSDRHPEHYDTAVLFTRTDLCGAHSCDTLGMADVGTVCDPERSCSIIEDDGLQAAFTVAHELGHVFNMPHDDSKQCASVNGDHWGSHMMASTLSNLDQLQPWSPCSALMVTSFMDNGHGQCLLDKPHKSQPLPATLPGTVYDADRQCRLTFGEESQHCPDLSTTCVALWCTVTTTNGLLVCQTKNFPWADGTLCGHDSFCLAGHCLSKTEAARHQTPVNGAWGVWGPWGDCSRTCDGGVQYSFRDCDNPMPKNGGKYCEGKRIQYRSCNTEICPGSNGVSFREEQCLAHNDISSQVSFGSGEGVEWVPKYAGVSPKDRCKLVCRAKGTGYFFILKPKVADGTPCSPDSTSVCVQGQCVKAGCDRIIGSSRRFDKCGVCGGNGSTCKKVSGALERARPGYQNVVTIPAGATHLDVKQRAPGGGRHDNSYLAVLRQDGTYLLNGDYKLMTLETDIALKGALLRYSGSSASLERLRSFSPLPEALTIQVLSVGDSPRPRVKYSYFAPRPALASPSGGTVARRQSINAIRELGDAEWTLREWGPCSQSCGGGTQQREVLCLDPQGRPSRECPEELRPLASRPCATQPCPSWFLGEWSACSKSCGRGFRKRPLRCVGHNGRTLAHESCDPKDRPRPLLDLCNQSTC, from the exons ATGATGTGGTTCGTTTGCGTCTCGTTCTGTTTGATTACCGCTCTGTGCGTGAGCGCGGCGCACGGCACATGGGAGGAAAGTACAGTTGTACCGGTCAGACTCGACCCGGTTCGGCCGGAGAGGGAAGCCGAGCAGGGCCGGACCCTTTCGGTagaggagcgagagaaggagTCGGAGATGCGGGTCTACCGGTTGGACGTATTTGGCAAACGGGTGGTCTTGGAGCTAGAGCCGGACCAGACCTTCCTGGCACCTGGGTTTGTGTTCCATGTGGTGGGGAGCCCGGAGTTGCAGGCGCAGCGGGAATCTGACAGCAGCACAGCCGAGACTCAGTGCTTCTTCTCGGGCACGGTGAACGGGGAGGAGGACTCCGCAGCTGCGCTCAACCTGTGCCACGGACTACGGGGCGGCTTCTACCTCCAAGGTGAAGAGTACTTCATCTATCCCAATAATTCGACTGATGCACAGCCTATTGATGGGGACCTCCACCTCATTCGCCGGAGAGGTCAGACATCTTTTGCAGAGGAGAGCAGCTCAAAGTGTGGGGTCAACGAGGACGAGGACAGGTTGCCAGAGAATCAGGAGACAAAAGTAGACCATGGAACCACTAACTCAGACCACCCAG CCCACCACCAGCGGTCCAAACGCTTCGTGTCCACGCCCCGCTTCGTGGAGATCATGATCGTGGCCGATCAGTCCATGGCCGAGTTCCACGGTGCCGGACTCAAGCCCTACCTGCTCACCATCATGGCGGTGGCATCGCGCCTCTACCGTCACCCCACCATCCACAACTCCATCAGCCTAGCCGTGGTCAAGCTCTTGGTGGTCTACGAGGAGGAGAGCGGCCCCCAGGTGTCGTCTAACGCTGCCCTGACTCTCCGCAACTTCTGCCAGTGGCAGCGGCAGCACAACCCGCCCAGCGACCGCCACCCAGAGCACTACGACACGGCCGTGCTCTTCACCCGAACG GACCTGTGCGGCGCCCACTCCTGTGACACGCTAGGCATGGCGGATGTGGGCACGGTGTGCGACCCGGAGAGGAGCTGCTCCATCATTGAGGACGACGGGCTGCAGGCGGCATTCACCGTGGCACACGAACTTG GCCACGTGTTCAACATGCCCCACGATGATTCCAAGCAGTGTGCCAGCGTCAACGGTGACCATTGGGGCTCGCACATGATGGCATCCACACTGTCCAACCTGGACCAACTCCAGCCCTGGTCGCCTTGCTCCGCCCTCATGGTCACCTCCTTCATGGACAACGGACACGGCCAGTGCCTATTGGACAAGCCCCACAAATCCCAGCCGCTGCCTGCCACGCTACCCGGAACCGTGTACGACGCTGACCGCCAATGTCGCCTGACTTTCGGGGAGGAGTCACAGCACTGTCCCGACCTGAGTACCACATGTGTGGCACTCTGGTGCACAGTGACCACAACCAACGGACTGCTGGTCTGTCAGACCAAGAACTTCCCGTGGGCAGATGGGACGCTGTGTGGCCATGACAGCTTCTGCCTGGCGGGACATTGTCTGAGCAAGACTGAGGCCGCTCGTCACCAG ACTCCAGTCAACGGTGCCTGGGGAGTATGGGGACCATGGGGAGACTGTTCCCGTACCTGCGACGGAGGGGTGCAGTACTCCTTCAGGGACTGTGATAACCCTATGCCCAAAAACGGGGGCAAGTACTGTGAGGGCAAGAGGATCCAATATCGCTCCTGTAACACAGAAATCTGCCCTGGTAGCAATG GTGTGTCGTTCCGCGAGGAGCAGTGTCTGGCCCACAACGATATTTCGTCACAGGTCTCATTCGGTTCGGGAGAGGGCGTGGAGTGGGTTCCCAAATATGCCGGCGTCTCGCCCAAAGACCGCTGCAAGCTGGTGTGCCGGGCCAAGGGCACAGGCTACTTCTTCATTCTGAAACCCAAG GTGGCTGACGGTACTCCCTGCAGCCCGGACTCCACCTCAGTGTGTGTGCAGGGTCAGTGTGTGAAGGCGGGCTGTGACCGAATCATCGGCTCTAGCCGTCGCTTCGACAAGTGCGGCGTGTGCGGAGGCAACGGCTCAACCTGCAAGAAAGTGTCGGGTGCCCTGGAGCGTGCCAG GCCTGGTTACCAGAACGTCGTGACCATCCCCGCTGGCGCCACTCACCTGGACGTGAAGCAACGTGCCCCCGGTGGTGGTCGCCATGACAACAGCTACCTGGCAGTGTTGCGCCAGGACGGCACCTACCTCTTGAACGGCGACTACAAGCTGATGACTCTCGAAACAGACATCGCCCTCAAGGGGGCGTTGCTACGATACAGCGGTAGCTCCGCCTCCCTGGAGCGTCTACGCAGCTTCTCGCCCCTCCCCGAGGCCCTGACCATCCAGGTATTGTCTGTAGGCGACTCGCCCCGTCCCCGTGTCAAATACAGCTACTTTGCCCCGAGGCCCGCTTTGGCGTCACCTAGTGGTGGAACGGTGGCACGCCGCCAGTCCATCAATGCCATCCGGGAGCTGGGGGACGCTGAGTGGACCCTGCGGGAGTGGGGCCCATGCTCGCAGAGCTGTGGGGGCGGTACTCAACAGAGGGAGGTGCTGTGCCTGGATCCCCAGGGGCGGCCATCGCGGGAGTGCCCGGAGGAGCTGCGCCCGTTGGCTTCACGCCCTTGTGCCACACAACCCTGTCCTTCATGGTTCCTGGGGGAATGGTCGGCGTGCTCTAAGAGCTGTGGCCGTGGGTTCCGCAAGCGCCCGCTACGCTGCGTGGGACACAACGGGCGTACGCTCGCCCACGAGAGCTGCGACCCCAAAGACAGGCCTCGACCTCTGCTGGACTTGTGCAACCAGAGCACCTGCTAA